The following proteins come from a genomic window of Ictalurus furcatus strain D&B chromosome 26, Billie_1.0, whole genome shotgun sequence:
- the tmco3 gene encoding transmembrane and coiled-coil domain-containing protein 3 isoform X1, whose product MQTLYALLCLGLVGALQPADHLTRNAIRHHRGKGVPSASGQSWVAKNCRRLSSLLRQKNAAVRKLEAAASVAERDQTLSDAERLFQVHTLEVFQKELNESERSLFEAVLGLQRVLKGDFGDVANMKESSRQRLEALREAAIKEEQEYVELVAAVKHQQEALKVAQERNKTLSMLDEILEDVRRAADRLEEEIEDHAFDNNKQMKGVNVEAVLRVEEDEEDNKRKNMSWQVAEGDLGLSMLIDSQNNQYILTKPRDSTIPRADHHFIKDLVSVVMLSLPCGWLCTLVGLPPMFGYIVCGILLGPSGLNSIKSMVQVETLGELGVFFTLFVVGLEFSPERLHKVWKISVQGSSYLSLLMVGAGLLWGKVFRLHPIQTVFISSCLSLSSTPLVSRFLSGGSRADKEGELDYSSVLLGMLVMQDVQLSLFIAIMPTLIQAGSGGMDSALIGGLRVLVLLAQVLVSLAVVLLICWLLRSHLIGPFYRKLHAESKGNKEILVLGTAAFVFLMLTVTDFLDVSMELGCFLAGALLSSQGHMVTSEVMSCIEPIRDFLAIIFFASIGLHVFPTFVLYELTILLVLTLSVVILKFVMAVLVLTAILPLGNRHIRWIVSAGLAQVSEFSFVLGSRARRAGIISREVYLLVLSVTTLSLLLAPALWRAATLKCIPRVEKKPST is encoded by the exons ATGCAGACCCTGTATGCGCTGCTGTGCCTAGGCCTGGTGGGGGCGCTGCAACCGGCTGATCACCTGACCCGGAATGCCATTCGGCACCATCGTGGCAAGGGGGTGCCATCTGCCAGCGGGCAGAGCTGGGTGGCTAAGAACTGCCGCCGCCTCTCGAGCCTTCTGCGGCAGAAGAACGCTGCCGTAAGGAAGCTGGAGGCAGCAGCGTCAGTGGCAGAGCGTGACCAGACGCTCTCGGATGCTGAGCGCCTCTTCCAGGTGCACACGCTCGAGGTGTTCCAGAAGGAGCTGAACGAGAGTGAGCGTTCCCTGTTCGAGGCTGTGCTGGGCCTTCAACGTGTGCTGAAAGGTGATTTTGGCGATGTGGCCAACATGAAGGAGAGCAGCCGTCAGAGGCTTGAGGCGCTCAGGGAGGCCGCCATTAAG GAGGAGCAGGAGTATGTGGAGCTGGTCGCAGCTGTGAAGCACCAACAGGAGGCGCTGAAGGTGGCGCAGGAGCGGAACAAGACCCTCTCCATGCTGGACGAGATCCTTGAGGACGTTCGGAGGGCTGCTGACCGCCTGGAAGAGGAGATCGAGGATCACGCTTTCGACAACAACAAGCAG ATGAAGGGGGTCAATGTGGAGGCGGTCCTGAGggtggaggaagatgaagaggacaACAAGAGGAAGAACATGTCATGGCAAGTAGCGGAAGGTGACCTGGGACTGAGTATGCTCATTGATTCTCAGAACAACCAATATATACTGACCAAACCTCGGGATTCGACCATTCCTCGTGCTGACCACCACTTCATCAAG GACCTGGTGTCAGTGGTGATGCTCTCTCTGCCCTGCGGTTGGCTGTGCACACTGGTTGGACTGCCTCCTATGTTTGGGTACATAGTTTGTGGGATTTTGCTAGGTCCCTCAGGGCTTAACAGCATTAAG TCCATGGTTCAAGTAGAGACGCTGGGGGAGTTGGGTGTTTTCTTCACACTCTTTGTGGTTGGCCTTGAGTTTTCTCCCGAGCGACTGCACAAG GTGTGGAAGATCTCTGTTCAGGGCTCCAGCTATCTCAGCCTCCTGAtggtgggggcggggcttcttTGGGGAAAGGTGTTTAGGCTCCACCCTATTCAGACGGTGTTCATTTCcagctgtctgtctctgtccagcACTCCTCTCGTGTCACGCTTCCTTTCTGGCGGGTCCAGAGCGGATAAGGAAG gtgAACTGGACTATAGCAGTGTTTTATTGGGTATGCTGGTGATGCAGGATGTTCAGTTGAGCCTTTTCATCGCCATCATGCCAACTCTGATCCAAGCAGGAAGTGGTGGGATGGACAG TGCTTTGATCGGAGGATTGCGTGTCCTGGTGCTGTTGGCTCAGGTACTCGTCTCCCTTGCCGTCGTGCTACTGATCTGCTGGCTCCTCAGATCTCATCTGATTGGTCCGTTCTACAGAAAGCTCCATGCTGAGAGTAAAGGGAACAAAGAGATCCTTGTTTTGGGGACTGCAGCCTTTGTATTCCTAATGCTCACA GTAACAGATTTTCTGGATGTTTCCATGGAGCTAGGCTGTTTCCTTGCAGGAGCACTGCTCTCCTCACAGGGTCACATGGTTACCAGTGAAGTCATGAGCTGTATTGAGCCAATCAGAGACTTCCTGGCAATCATCTTCTTTGCATCTATTG GGCTGCACGTGTTCCCAACGTTTGTTCTATACGAGTTAACCATCCTCCTGGTTTTGACCCTGTCAGTGGTAATCCTGAAG TTTGTCATGGCAGTGCTGGTGCTGACGGCAATCCTGCCGCTGGGAAACCGACACATCCGCTGGATTGTATCAGCTGGCCTGGCACAAGTCAGCGAGTTCTCCTTTGTCCTGGGCAGCCGAGCTCGCCGGGCTGGCATCATCTCAAGAGAG gtgTATCTTCTTGTACTGAGCGTCACTACATTAAGTCTGCTGTTAGCACCTGCGCTATGGAGAGCTGCGACTCTCAAATGCATCCCTAGGGTGGAGAAGAAACCATCCACCTGA
- the tmco3 gene encoding transmembrane and coiled-coil domain-containing protein 3 isoform X2, which translates to MQTLYALLCLGLVGALQPADHLTRNAIRHHRGKGVPSASGQSWVAKNCRRLSSLLRQKNAAVRKLEAAASVAERDQTLSDAERLFQVHTLEVFQKELNESERSLFEAVLGLQRVLKGDFGDVANMKESSRQRLEALREAAIKEEQEYVELVAAVKHQQEALKVAQERNKTLSMLDEILEDVRRAADRLEEEIEDHAFDNNKQMKGVNVEAVLRVEEDEEDNKRKNMSWQVAEGDLGLSMLIDSQNNQYILTKPRDSTIPRADHHFIKDLVSVVMLSLPCGWLCTLVGLPPMFGYIVCGILLGPSGLNSIKSMVQVETLGELGVFFTLFVVGLEFSPERLHKVWKISVQGSSYLSLLMVGAGLLWGKVFRLHPIQTVFISSCLSLSSTPLVSRFLSGGSRADKEGELDYSSVLLGMLVMQDVQLSLFIAIMPTLIQAGSGGMDSALIGGLRVLVLLAQVLVSLAVVLLICWLLRSHLIGPFYRKLHAESKGNKEILVLGTAAFVFLMLTVTDFLDVSMELGCFLAGALLSSQGHMVTSEVMSCIEPIRDFLAIIFFASIGLHVFPTFVLYELTILLVLTLSVVILKFVMAVLVLTAILPLGNRHIRWIVSAGLAQVSEFSFVLGSRARRAGIISRE; encoded by the exons ATGCAGACCCTGTATGCGCTGCTGTGCCTAGGCCTGGTGGGGGCGCTGCAACCGGCTGATCACCTGACCCGGAATGCCATTCGGCACCATCGTGGCAAGGGGGTGCCATCTGCCAGCGGGCAGAGCTGGGTGGCTAAGAACTGCCGCCGCCTCTCGAGCCTTCTGCGGCAGAAGAACGCTGCCGTAAGGAAGCTGGAGGCAGCAGCGTCAGTGGCAGAGCGTGACCAGACGCTCTCGGATGCTGAGCGCCTCTTCCAGGTGCACACGCTCGAGGTGTTCCAGAAGGAGCTGAACGAGAGTGAGCGTTCCCTGTTCGAGGCTGTGCTGGGCCTTCAACGTGTGCTGAAAGGTGATTTTGGCGATGTGGCCAACATGAAGGAGAGCAGCCGTCAGAGGCTTGAGGCGCTCAGGGAGGCCGCCATTAAG GAGGAGCAGGAGTATGTGGAGCTGGTCGCAGCTGTGAAGCACCAACAGGAGGCGCTGAAGGTGGCGCAGGAGCGGAACAAGACCCTCTCCATGCTGGACGAGATCCTTGAGGACGTTCGGAGGGCTGCTGACCGCCTGGAAGAGGAGATCGAGGATCACGCTTTCGACAACAACAAGCAG ATGAAGGGGGTCAATGTGGAGGCGGTCCTGAGggtggaggaagatgaagaggacaACAAGAGGAAGAACATGTCATGGCAAGTAGCGGAAGGTGACCTGGGACTGAGTATGCTCATTGATTCTCAGAACAACCAATATATACTGACCAAACCTCGGGATTCGACCATTCCTCGTGCTGACCACCACTTCATCAAG GACCTGGTGTCAGTGGTGATGCTCTCTCTGCCCTGCGGTTGGCTGTGCACACTGGTTGGACTGCCTCCTATGTTTGGGTACATAGTTTGTGGGATTTTGCTAGGTCCCTCAGGGCTTAACAGCATTAAG TCCATGGTTCAAGTAGAGACGCTGGGGGAGTTGGGTGTTTTCTTCACACTCTTTGTGGTTGGCCTTGAGTTTTCTCCCGAGCGACTGCACAAG GTGTGGAAGATCTCTGTTCAGGGCTCCAGCTATCTCAGCCTCCTGAtggtgggggcggggcttcttTGGGGAAAGGTGTTTAGGCTCCACCCTATTCAGACGGTGTTCATTTCcagctgtctgtctctgtccagcACTCCTCTCGTGTCACGCTTCCTTTCTGGCGGGTCCAGAGCGGATAAGGAAG gtgAACTGGACTATAGCAGTGTTTTATTGGGTATGCTGGTGATGCAGGATGTTCAGTTGAGCCTTTTCATCGCCATCATGCCAACTCTGATCCAAGCAGGAAGTGGTGGGATGGACAG TGCTTTGATCGGAGGATTGCGTGTCCTGGTGCTGTTGGCTCAGGTACTCGTCTCCCTTGCCGTCGTGCTACTGATCTGCTGGCTCCTCAGATCTCATCTGATTGGTCCGTTCTACAGAAAGCTCCATGCTGAGAGTAAAGGGAACAAAGAGATCCTTGTTTTGGGGACTGCAGCCTTTGTATTCCTAATGCTCACA GTAACAGATTTTCTGGATGTTTCCATGGAGCTAGGCTGTTTCCTTGCAGGAGCACTGCTCTCCTCACAGGGTCACATGGTTACCAGTGAAGTCATGAGCTGTATTGAGCCAATCAGAGACTTCCTGGCAATCATCTTCTTTGCATCTATTG GGCTGCACGTGTTCCCAACGTTTGTTCTATACGAGTTAACCATCCTCCTGGTTTTGACCCTGTCAGTGGTAATCCTGAAG TTTGTCATGGCAGTGCTGGTGCTGACGGCAATCCTGCCGCTGGGAAACCGACACATCCGCTGGATTGTATCAGCTGGCCTGGCACAAGTCAGCGAGTTCTCCTTTGTCCTGGGCAGCCGAGCTCGCCGGGCTGGCATCATCTCAAGAGAG TAa